One window of the Alicyclobacillus vulcanalis genome contains the following:
- the queG gene encoding tRNA epoxyqueuosine(34) reductase QueG, giving the protein MNRGDKLSLSEIRPLAEAVGLPEIAATDASPFDDLAGPLADYEARGRTGFEWANAVERMDPRFWLPEAKSIITAALPYLTEEAARQMREHPRHELRGQTSCYVYGEDYHGVLSARLEALARRIQDLVGREIRFRVAVDTSPLVDRRVAERSGLGWIGKNGMLFSPRYGSYVFLGALLLDVEIEDANHLPPDVGKHCGDCDLCMRACPTQAFAAPGELKATACLSYVTQMKGMIPREYRRPLGRRIWGCDVCQQVCPLNRQREAAKDDAFLPDREVAYPDLVRLLEMSNRQFVRAYGRSALAWRGVRTLQRNALIALGNLRREEAVPLIVRFLSSDRVELRASAAWALGEIGGEQARRELQAALTVEQDAEVRQEIEAAIANASGNGREEASGCEGRRLGGRDGGDASGRHVAGG; this is encoded by the coding sequence GTGAATCGCGGAGATAAACTCTCGCTTTCGGAGATTCGGCCTCTGGCGGAGGCGGTCGGGCTACCCGAAATTGCGGCCACGGATGCGTCGCCCTTTGACGATCTCGCCGGCCCGCTTGCGGACTACGAGGCGCGCGGCCGCACGGGTTTTGAATGGGCGAATGCTGTGGAACGGATGGATCCGCGCTTTTGGCTGCCTGAGGCGAAGTCCATCATCACTGCGGCGCTTCCGTATCTGACGGAAGAGGCGGCCCGACAGATGCGCGAGCACCCGCGCCACGAACTGCGTGGGCAGACATCCTGCTATGTGTATGGGGAGGACTATCACGGCGTGCTGTCCGCGCGGCTCGAGGCTCTGGCCCGGCGGATCCAGGACCTCGTGGGCCGCGAAATCCGTTTCCGCGTGGCGGTCGATACGTCCCCGCTTGTGGATCGCCGGGTCGCCGAGCGAAGCGGCCTTGGGTGGATCGGGAAGAACGGCATGTTGTTCAGCCCTCGGTACGGTTCGTATGTGTTCCTGGGGGCGTTGTTGCTGGATGTCGAGATCGAAGATGCGAATCATTTGCCGCCGGACGTGGGCAAGCATTGCGGAGACTGCGATCTCTGCATGCGGGCGTGTCCCACGCAGGCGTTTGCGGCGCCGGGCGAACTGAAGGCTACCGCTTGTCTGTCCTACGTGACGCAGATGAAGGGCATGATTCCGCGCGAATATCGCCGGCCGCTCGGGCGGCGGATTTGGGGATGCGATGTGTGTCAACAGGTGTGCCCGCTGAATCGGCAGCGCGAGGCCGCCAAGGATGACGCCTTCCTGCCGGACCGCGAAGTGGCGTATCCCGATCTCGTCCGTTTGCTCGAGATGTCTAATCGGCAGTTTGTGCGCGCTTACGGGCGATCGGCGCTGGCGTGGCGAGGTGTGCGAACGCTGCAGCGCAATGCGCTGATCGCGCTTGGCAATTTGCGCCGAGAGGAGGCGGTGCCACTCATCGTGCGCTTTTTGTCGTCCGACCGGGTTGAGCTTCGGGCGAGTGCTGCGTGGGCGCTTGGCGAGATCGGAGGAGAGCAAGCTCGCCGGGAGTTGCAGGCGGCCCTGACAGTGGAGCAGGACGCCGAGGTGCGGCAGGAAATTGAAGCGGCCATCGCGAATGCCTCGGGCAATGGGCGCGAGGAGGCGAGCGGATGTGAAGGAAGGCGATTGGGCGGTCGTGACGGTGGAGACGCCAGTGGGAGACATGTGGCTGGCGGCTGA
- a CDS encoding methylated-DNA--[protein]-cysteine S-methyltransferase encodes MKEGDWAVVTVETPVGDMWLAAEPQGVVASGWTRLEPAPGERERTMGGDALEVAEWAAAELRRYFAGELRSFSVPLAPRGTAFQRAVWDALRSIPFGERVAYRDIAAAVGRPQAVRAVGQANRANPLPVFIPCHRVVGADGRLVGYAGANVDLKAWLLHHEANVLRAQAMA; translated from the coding sequence GTGAAGGAAGGCGATTGGGCGGTCGTGACGGTGGAGACGCCAGTGGGAGACATGTGGCTGGCGGCTGAGCCGCAAGGCGTGGTGGCGTCAGGCTGGACGAGGCTGGAACCGGCGCCCGGCGAGCGGGAGCGGACGATGGGCGGTGACGCGCTCGAGGTTGCCGAGTGGGCCGCAGCAGAACTTCGCCGATACTTTGCAGGCGAGCTTCGGTCGTTTTCCGTGCCTCTCGCGCCGAGAGGGACGGCGTTTCAACGGGCGGTGTGGGACGCCCTTCGTTCCATTCCTTTTGGCGAGCGCGTTGCCTACAGGGACATCGCAGCGGCGGTTGGCCGGCCGCAGGCCGTTCGCGCTGTGGGACAGGCCAACCGGGCCAATCCGCTGCCTGTGTTCATTCCATGTCACCGCGTGGTGGGCGCGGACGGTCGCTTGGTGGGCTACGCCGGCGCAAACGTGGATCTGAAGGCCTGGCTTTTACATCACGAGGCCAACGTGCTACGGGCCCAGGCGATGGCTTGA
- a CDS encoding phosphotransferase yields MKSQKPNLPDWMQHLLAEFLSPPAFLVHQAGATASQAPPEPSRESLPAASGQAVIDNDTATRGARGAAEVRSAAPGADAAEPPTASAMSHPPRPIPQAVVSKYDLAIESRHPHEAHGDLEIWTDAKGRRYAAKRSSISPAHCRAMAQCLRHAKQQGFTKFAPFVTTATGASYVRHGDFTYYVTEWVSGQPANFALPEHVAQTAYTLAQFHEATRRFESEWQPDEPADDVFGLFQARLRDLRQMCLRADRKKEKDTFDQLLLSLREDLQRDAGESLALLEDRDVIAYLEEERSSGGWCHLDVIPANCLYTPQHQVVLIDFELARKAPRALDMAHLLRRSLERGSWDGHLAYACFLHFDAVRAIAKEEYRTVEAILRFPYLPWRIAHARYHFGADPAQLEALQRYAMQEEKRHAFLRSLREQVEHLGE; encoded by the coding sequence ATGAAGAGCCAAAAGCCCAACCTGCCGGATTGGATGCAACACCTGCTCGCGGAGTTCCTGTCGCCCCCCGCGTTTCTGGTGCACCAAGCGGGCGCGACCGCATCTCAGGCCCCGCCCGAGCCTTCGCGTGAATCCCTTCCTGCCGCCTCGGGTCAAGCCGTGATCGACAACGACACGGCGACACGCGGCGCGCGCGGCGCGGCGGAAGTGCGGAGCGCGGCGCCAGGGGCGGATGCCGCAGAGCCCCCAACCGCATCTGCCATGTCCCACCCACCCCGGCCCATTCCTCAGGCCGTCGTGTCCAAGTACGATCTCGCCATCGAAAGCCGGCATCCGCATGAAGCGCATGGGGACCTGGAGATCTGGACGGACGCCAAGGGACGCCGCTACGCCGCCAAGCGCTCGAGCATTTCCCCGGCGCACTGCCGCGCCATGGCTCAATGCCTTCGCCACGCCAAGCAGCAGGGATTTACCAAATTCGCCCCTTTTGTCACGACGGCAACCGGCGCTTCGTACGTGCGCCACGGGGATTTCACCTACTACGTCACGGAATGGGTATCTGGCCAGCCAGCCAACTTCGCGCTTCCAGAGCACGTCGCCCAAACCGCCTATACGCTCGCGCAATTCCACGAAGCCACGCGCCGCTTCGAATCCGAATGGCAGCCGGATGAGCCCGCCGATGACGTGTTCGGGCTGTTTCAGGCGCGCTTGCGGGACTTGCGGCAGATGTGCTTGCGGGCGGATCGGAAAAAGGAAAAAGACACGTTCGACCAGCTCCTTCTCTCCCTGCGAGAGGATCTGCAGCGAGATGCTGGCGAGAGCCTGGCTTTGCTCGAAGATCGGGACGTGATCGCCTATCTGGAGGAGGAACGTTCATCGGGGGGATGGTGCCACCTGGACGTCATCCCGGCCAACTGCCTGTATACACCGCAGCACCAAGTGGTGTTGATCGACTTTGAGCTCGCGCGCAAGGCGCCTCGCGCGCTCGACATGGCGCACTTGCTCAGGCGAAGCCTGGAGCGGGGCAGTTGGGACGGGCACCTGGCGTACGCCTGCTTTCTGCACTTCGATGCCGTCCGCGCCATCGCGAAAGAAGAATACCGGACGGTGGAAGCCATCCTGCGCTTCCCCTACCTGCCCTGGCGCATTGCGCACGCGAGGTACCATTTCGGAGCCGATCCGGCTCAGCTCGAAGCCCTTCAGCGGTACGCGATGCAGGAAGAAAAGCGGCACGCGTTTCTCCGAAGCCTCCGGGAACAAGTGGAGCACCTGGGGGAGTGA
- a CDS encoding isocitrate/isopropylmalate family dehydrogenase — protein sequence MGKPTIIVMEGDQTGQELLEEALRVLSPDVTGYDIEIRKFDLSLENRRRTQNGVVHEAAEAMRETGLGLKAATITPEEKGDVGSPNAILRKEINGTVIVRTGRRIPGIAPPVGVYSPISVIRMAVDDAYGAKEWREQLDNGDEIAYRTEKISRAVCRGVAKYAFQHARRTHAKVFGGPKYTVSPVYEGMLKEEMDAAAKEYPDVRYEPQLIDATYALLLARAGEALVIPALNRDGDCLSDLVLQMFGTIAGSESLLLSLDDAFKPKVVMAEAPHGTAPNLYRKNMANPMAMILAGAALLNYIQDKDAHTVSRAIYEATLESIVDGIRTADLGGHATTTEFTDEVIRRVRTKLEVWSTFGDAV from the coding sequence ATGGGAAAACCGACCATCATCGTGATGGAGGGCGACCAGACGGGCCAGGAGCTCCTTGAGGAGGCGCTCCGGGTGCTGTCCCCTGATGTCACGGGATATGACATCGAGATTCGGAAGTTCGACTTGAGCCTGGAGAATCGACGCCGCACGCAAAACGGGGTGGTGCACGAGGCAGCGGAAGCCATGCGCGAAACGGGGCTGGGGTTGAAAGCTGCGACCATCACGCCAGAGGAAAAGGGTGATGTCGGCAGCCCCAATGCGATTCTGCGCAAGGAGATCAACGGGACGGTCATCGTCCGCACGGGCCGCCGCATTCCCGGAATTGCGCCGCCGGTCGGCGTCTACTCGCCCATTTCGGTCATCCGCATGGCGGTGGATGACGCCTACGGGGCGAAGGAGTGGCGGGAACAGCTGGACAACGGCGACGAGATCGCCTACCGGACGGAGAAGATCTCGCGGGCCGTCTGCCGAGGCGTGGCCAAGTACGCCTTCCAGCATGCGCGCCGGACGCACGCCAAGGTCTTCGGCGGCCCCAAGTACACCGTGAGCCCGGTTTACGAGGGCATGTTGAAGGAAGAGATGGACGCGGCCGCCAAGGAATACCCTGACGTGCGCTACGAGCCTCAGCTCATCGACGCCACCTACGCCCTGTTGCTCGCGAGGGCTGGCGAAGCGCTCGTCATCCCCGCTTTGAACCGGGACGGCGATTGCTTGTCCGATCTCGTCCTGCAAATGTTCGGCACCATCGCCGGATCGGAATCGCTGTTGTTGTCGCTGGACGACGCGTTCAAGCCCAAGGTCGTCATGGCCGAGGCACCGCACGGCACGGCGCCCAACCTGTATCGAAAGAACATGGCCAACCCGATGGCGATGATTCTCGCAGGCGCAGCGCTTTTGAATTACATCCAGGACAAGGATGCCCACACCGTGTCGCGCGCCATCTACGAAGCCACGCTCGAGTCGATTGTCGACGGCATCCGCACAGCCGATCTCGGCGGCCACGCCACGACCACGGAATTCACGGATGAGGTCATCCGCAGAGTGCGGACCAAGCTCGAGGTCTGGAGCACGTTCGGCGACGCCGTGTGA
- a CDS encoding IclR family transcriptional regulator: MPQTPSGQTTVRAVERALDILLLFAHSPRAWSLSEIARHTGLHKSTAHRLLLALQQKGFVRREPESDRYLLGWSLYSLGANASLHDRWSDAAKPVLVRLRDETNETVSLYVRSGVERIRILAVESLQPIRNVVSIGERYPLTIGASGKVLLAFAGPEIVEAACHPDRLPKGVRQMDLRSQLETIRQEGYALSRQERDAGAAAVAAPVFYKDGSCLYAVAVSGPVERMTEDKMRDMIPQLKRAASELSQRLSE; the protein is encoded by the coding sequence ATGCCGCAAACGCCAAGTGGGCAGACCACCGTGAGGGCAGTCGAGAGAGCCCTCGACATCCTGTTGCTTTTCGCACACTCGCCTCGGGCGTGGAGCCTGAGCGAGATTGCGCGCCACACAGGGCTGCACAAGAGCACGGCGCACCGGTTGCTGTTGGCGCTGCAGCAGAAGGGATTCGTTCGGCGCGAGCCCGAGTCGGATCGATATCTGCTCGGCTGGAGTCTGTACAGCCTCGGCGCGAATGCGAGCTTGCACGACCGATGGTCCGACGCCGCGAAGCCGGTGTTGGTCCGCCTGCGCGACGAGACCAACGAGACGGTGAGCCTCTACGTACGCAGCGGAGTGGAGCGCATCCGCATCCTCGCCGTCGAGAGCCTTCAGCCGATTCGCAACGTCGTGTCGATCGGCGAGCGGTATCCGCTGACCATTGGGGCGTCGGGAAAGGTTCTGCTTGCCTTCGCAGGCCCGGAGATCGTCGAGGCGGCGTGTCACCCGGATCGCCTGCCGAAGGGCGTTCGGCAGATGGACCTGCGCAGCCAATTGGAGACCATCCGCCAAGAGGGGTATGCGCTGTCGCGGCAAGAGCGGGATGCGGGCGCGGCTGCGGTGGCGGCTCCGGTTTTCTACAAGGACGGATCGTGCCTGTACGCGGTGGCTGTGTCGGGCCCTGTGGAACGTATGACAGAGGACAAGATGCGGGACATGATCCCGCAACTGAAGCGGGCCGCCAGCGAATTGTCCCAGCGGTTGTCCGAGTGA
- a CDS encoding amidase domain-containing protein has product MSSCIDALRSYFDTRARVWLHGSLGDRGRERLAPGIESLVHQAKQKRRAYERLGKRLVRVHTEVRIDKLEENAEKTVADVEATERICFTYQEAAHPSVECCLIRHQMRWAKEGGVWHRVTGRESAMGCDLVRETRGPQDAVHPRFPRDPEWQAGVYDRIRAVRYADAWWDGTNPRFPRFSDDCTNFVSQCLFAGGLPMWGESDRTKGWWFQFGSKPNWSYSWSTAQALYLVLTSAFGGQVVSDPSELKMGDVIFYDWNGEGIFHHSTLVTDFDAMGEPLVNAHTIDSYHRPWVYMDSPAWTPRTRYAWVHLPDRVKRPSR; this is encoded by the coding sequence ATGTCCTCGTGCATAGATGCTCTGCGCAGTTACTTCGATACCAGGGCGCGCGTCTGGCTCCACGGCTCGCTTGGCGATCGCGGCCGTGAACGCCTCGCGCCCGGCATCGAATCCTTGGTTCACCAAGCGAAACAAAAGCGTCGCGCATATGAACGCCTCGGCAAGCGGCTGGTCCGCGTGCACACCGAAGTGCGGATCGACAAACTCGAAGAGAATGCCGAGAAAACAGTCGCTGACGTCGAGGCGACGGAGCGCATTTGCTTTACGTACCAGGAGGCGGCTCATCCGTCCGTCGAATGCTGCCTGATTCGCCACCAAATGAGATGGGCGAAGGAAGGCGGGGTTTGGCACAGGGTCACGGGGCGCGAGTCGGCCATGGGGTGTGACCTCGTGCGCGAAACCCGAGGCCCTCAGGATGCCGTCCACCCCAGGTTTCCGCGGGATCCCGAATGGCAGGCTGGCGTGTATGATCGCATCCGGGCCGTCCGATATGCCGATGCGTGGTGGGACGGGACAAATCCCCGCTTTCCGCGCTTCTCCGACGATTGCACAAACTTTGTCTCCCAGTGCCTCTTTGCGGGCGGACTGCCGATGTGGGGCGAGTCGGATCGCACCAAGGGCTGGTGGTTCCAGTTTGGGTCAAAGCCGAACTGGAGCTACAGCTGGAGCACGGCGCAGGCGCTGTATCTCGTGCTCACCAGCGCGTTTGGCGGGCAGGTGGTCTCCGATCCGTCCGAACTCAAGATGGGAGACGTTATCTTCTATGACTGGAATGGAGAGGGGATCTTTCACCACAGCACTCTCGTCACCGACTTTGACGCCATGGGTGAGCCGCTCGTGAACGCGCACACCATCGACAGCTATCACAGGCCTTGGGTGTACATGGACAGCCCCGCGTGGACGCCTCGCACGCGGTACGCCTGGGTGCACCTGCCGGATCGCGTGAAGCGGCCGAGTCGATAG
- a CDS encoding tRNA (cytidine(34)-2'-O)-methyltransferase: MHIVLVEPEIPANTGNVARTCAVTGCTLHLVGKLGFSTDDRQLKRAGLDYWHLLDIRYHDSLEALWAAHPDGVFHYVETQGGRWYTEVAYGKDDFLVFGKETKGLPKDVIEAQAHRVVRIPMIDHAAARSLNLSNAVAVVVFEALRQNGFPGMV; this comes from the coding sequence ATGCACATCGTGCTGGTTGAGCCCGAGATCCCTGCGAACACGGGCAACGTGGCCCGCACTTGTGCGGTGACGGGGTGTACGCTTCACTTGGTGGGCAAGTTGGGGTTTTCGACGGACGATCGCCAGTTGAAGCGGGCCGGGCTGGATTACTGGCATCTGCTCGACATCCGCTATCACGACTCACTCGAAGCGCTCTGGGCCGCGCATCCGGACGGCGTGTTTCATTACGTGGAGACCCAGGGAGGGCGCTGGTACACGGAGGTCGCCTACGGGAAGGACGACTTTCTCGTATTTGGCAAGGAGACCAAGGGCCTGCCGAAGGACGTGATCGAAGCCCAGGCCCATCGCGTGGTTCGCATTCCGATGATCGATCACGCCGCCGCGCGCAGCCTCAACCTGTCCAACGCCGTGGCGGTGGTCGTCTTCGAGGCGCTGCGGCAGAACGGGTTCCCGGGGATGGTCTGA
- the lpdA gene encoding dihydrolipoyl dehydrogenase, whose amino-acid sequence MVVGDIVEEVEVLVIGAGPGGYVAAIRAAQLGKSVTIVDKAELGGVCLNRGCIPSKALISAAHHYEAAKESPFPGIETTAKFDFAKVQEWKQTVVNKMTSGVQQLLKGNKVNVIQGEAFFTKPNEVRVMQENGSQRLQFQHCILATGSRPIELKNLPLGKRVIDSTGALALDHVPNRLVVVGGGYIGIELGQTFAKFGSQVTIIEGLDSILALFDKQMVRLVEKNLKKYNVQIETNALAQGVEETADGVKLTYKDKDGNEKTIEADYVLVTVGRRPNTDEIGLQDAGIELTEKGLVKVDQQCRTTNPNVFAIGDIVPGPALAHKASYEGKVAAEVIAGKPSIVDYRCIPSVVFSDPEMASVGLTEEEAKKEYGQVAVGRFPYAANGRATALNATDGFIKLVANKENGVLVGAQVVGVEASNIIAELGLAIEMSATLEDIALTIHAHPTLGEMVMEAAEVGLGEPIHIIKG is encoded by the coding sequence ATGGTAGTCGGGGATATCGTCGAAGAGGTTGAAGTCTTAGTCATTGGCGCAGGGCCTGGGGGTTACGTCGCAGCGATTCGCGCGGCGCAGCTCGGCAAGTCGGTGACCATTGTGGACAAGGCCGAGTTGGGCGGCGTTTGCCTCAACCGCGGTTGCATCCCGTCCAAGGCGCTGATCTCGGCCGCGCATCACTACGAGGCGGCTAAGGAGTCTCCCTTCCCGGGCATCGAGACCACGGCGAAGTTCGACTTCGCCAAGGTGCAGGAATGGAAACAGACGGTCGTCAACAAGATGACGAGCGGCGTCCAGCAGCTCCTGAAGGGCAACAAGGTCAACGTCATTCAGGGCGAGGCCTTTTTCACCAAGCCGAACGAAGTGCGCGTGATGCAAGAAAACGGAAGCCAGCGCCTTCAGTTCCAGCACTGCATCCTGGCAACGGGATCGCGGCCGATTGAGCTGAAGAATCTGCCGCTCGGCAAGCGCGTCATCGATTCCACCGGCGCGCTCGCGCTCGATCACGTCCCGAACCGCCTGGTCGTCGTGGGCGGCGGCTACATCGGCATCGAGCTCGGCCAAACCTTTGCCAAGTTCGGCAGCCAGGTGACCATCATCGAGGGCCTGGACAGCATCCTGGCGCTGTTCGACAAGCAGATGGTGCGCTTGGTCGAGAAGAACCTGAAGAAGTACAACGTGCAGATCGAGACCAACGCACTGGCCCAAGGCGTCGAGGAGACCGCGGACGGCGTCAAGCTGACGTACAAGGATAAGGACGGAAACGAGAAGACCATCGAGGCGGACTATGTCCTCGTGACGGTCGGCCGCCGCCCGAACACGGACGAGATCGGCCTGCAGGACGCGGGCATCGAGCTGACGGAGAAGGGCCTCGTCAAGGTGGACCAGCAGTGCCGCACCACCAATCCAAACGTGTTCGCCATTGGCGACATCGTCCCTGGCCCGGCTTTGGCGCACAAGGCTTCTTACGAGGGCAAGGTGGCGGCCGAAGTCATCGCCGGCAAGCCGTCGATCGTCGACTACCGCTGCATCCCGTCGGTCGTGTTCTCGGATCCGGAGATGGCCTCGGTGGGCCTGACCGAGGAAGAGGCGAAGAAGGAGTACGGTCAGGTCGCGGTGGGCCGCTTCCCGTACGCGGCAAACGGGCGCGCCACGGCGCTGAACGCCACCGACGGCTTCATTAAGCTCGTCGCCAACAAGGAAAATGGCGTGCTGGTGGGCGCGCAAGTGGTCGGCGTGGAGGCGTCGAACATCATCGCGGAACTTGGGCTCGCCATCGAGATGAGCGCGACCCTCGAAGACATCGCGCTGACGATTCACGCGCACCCGACCCTCGGAGAAATGGTCATGGAGGCCGCCGAAGTGGGCCTCGGCGAACCCATTCACATCATCAAGGGCTGA
- a CDS encoding dihydrolipoamide acetyltransferase family protein: MAVFEFRLPELGEGLHEGRISKWLVKPGDSVQEDDPIAEVENDKSLVELPSPVSGKVKEIKVQEGTTCVVGDVLLTFEVEGEAPAQAEADEKPTDKSAQKAEQDAHENAKADEAPKAKEPAQPKAEADAQESAAHEVLATPAVRKYAREQGVDIRTVKGTGQHGKVTKEDIDRAKAGAQAPEPAAEEKESRQAAPTTPAVQGEEYEERVPMPMIRQAIARAMVKSKYTAPHVTLMDEVDVTELVKLRNEVKPIAQERGIKITYLPFIVKALIAALRTKPQLNASYDEEKQELVIKHYYHIGIATDTERGLLVPVVRHADRKNIWTIAQEINDLASRGRAGKLKPDEMKGSTISITNIGSAGGLFFTPIINYPEVAILGVGRITEKPVIKNGEFAVGQMMSLSLSFDHRVIDGALGQQFINDIKRLLENPRLLLLEV; this comes from the coding sequence ATGGCGGTCTTTGAATTTCGCCTGCCCGAGCTCGGCGAAGGCCTGCATGAAGGCCGTATCAGTAAGTGGCTCGTCAAACCGGGCGATTCCGTCCAGGAAGACGATCCGATTGCCGAAGTGGAAAACGATAAGTCGCTCGTCGAGCTGCCGTCGCCGGTGAGCGGCAAGGTCAAAGAGATCAAGGTGCAAGAAGGTACGACCTGCGTGGTCGGAGACGTGCTGTTGACTTTTGAAGTGGAAGGCGAAGCGCCCGCGCAGGCCGAGGCGGACGAAAAGCCGACCGACAAGAGCGCTCAAAAGGCGGAACAGGACGCGCACGAAAACGCGAAAGCGGACGAGGCGCCAAAGGCAAAGGAACCCGCCCAGCCGAAGGCCGAGGCCGACGCTCAGGAATCCGCGGCCCACGAGGTCCTCGCGACGCCCGCTGTGCGCAAATACGCGCGTGAACAAGGCGTGGACATCCGCACGGTCAAGGGCACGGGTCAACATGGCAAAGTGACGAAGGAAGACATCGACCGCGCGAAGGCTGGCGCACAGGCGCCCGAACCGGCGGCTGAGGAAAAGGAATCGCGGCAAGCGGCGCCGACCACGCCTGCCGTGCAGGGCGAGGAGTACGAGGAGCGCGTGCCGATGCCCATGATCCGCCAGGCCATCGCCCGCGCCATGGTGAAGTCGAAGTACACCGCGCCGCACGTCACGCTCATGGACGAGGTGGACGTGACGGAACTCGTCAAACTGCGCAACGAGGTCAAACCCATCGCCCAAGAGCGCGGCATCAAAATCACGTACCTTCCGTTTATCGTCAAGGCCCTCATTGCGGCGCTGCGCACCAAGCCGCAGTTGAATGCCTCGTACGACGAGGAGAAACAGGAACTCGTCATCAAGCACTACTATCACATCGGCATCGCGACCGACACGGAGCGCGGACTGCTCGTGCCCGTCGTGCGGCACGCGGACCGCAAGAACATCTGGACCATTGCGCAAGAGATCAACGACCTCGCATCCAGGGGCCGTGCGGGCAAGCTGAAGCCCGACGAGATGAAGGGCAGCACCATCTCCATCACGAATATCGGATCGGCGGGCGGCTTGTTCTTTACCCCTATTATCAATTACCCTGAAGTTGCGATTTTGGGCGTCGGCCGGATCACGGAGAAGCCTGTCATCAAGAATGGTGAGTTCGCCGTGGGCCAGATGATGTCCCTGTCGCTCAGCTTCGACCACCGCGTGATTGACGGCGCGCTGGGTCAGCAGTTCATCAATGACATCAAGCGCTTGCTTGAAAATCCGCGCTTGTTGCTCCTGGAGGTGTGA